The Pantoea vagans genome includes a window with the following:
- a CDS encoding alkene reductase, with amino-acid sequence MAPTTRMRTEQGGVPGELMIEYYRQRASQGGLLIAEATAVSPFANAYQDAPGIFTDAQQAGWQRVVDAVHARGSKIILQLWHPGRQSLPELSSGRQPVAPSALIARETYGVVKNAQGAYEGKLFPTPRALDVSEIEGLMAELRQAALRAKSAGFDGVELHAANGYLPEQFLLDGSNTRTDNYGGSLANRARFLLESVEALTEIWGTGRVAVRISPSGIYGDMHDSDPGATFRYLAEQLNPFDLAYLHIIEPRIVGPEDREAGYYNEPVASHDLRAFYQGTIIAAGGFKPGDAENMLQNGDADLIAFGRLFTSNPDLPHRIRHGYPLTAYQREHFFGGDDKGYSDYPAYTPLTMNEPTI; translated from the coding sequence ATGGCGCCCACTACACGCATGAGAACCGAACAAGGCGGCGTGCCTGGCGAATTGATGATTGAGTATTATCGTCAGCGGGCGAGCCAGGGCGGCCTGCTTATCGCGGAAGCCACAGCGGTTTCGCCTTTCGCCAATGCGTATCAGGATGCCCCCGGCATCTTTACCGACGCGCAACAGGCAGGCTGGCAGCGTGTAGTGGACGCCGTGCACGCTCGCGGCAGCAAAATCATCCTTCAGCTCTGGCACCCCGGCCGCCAGTCACTGCCTGAACTGTCATCTGGACGCCAACCTGTTGCCCCTTCGGCACTCATTGCCAGAGAGACGTATGGCGTTGTCAAAAACGCGCAAGGTGCCTATGAGGGTAAGCTGTTCCCTACTCCACGCGCTTTGGATGTCAGTGAGATTGAGGGGCTGATGGCGGAGTTACGCCAGGCAGCCTTACGCGCAAAATCGGCGGGTTTTGATGGTGTCGAACTGCATGCTGCCAATGGATATTTACCCGAGCAGTTTCTGCTGGATGGCAGTAATACACGCACCGATAACTATGGCGGCTCCCTGGCAAACCGGGCGCGCTTCTTGCTGGAGTCGGTTGAAGCGCTGACGGAGATTTGGGGCACAGGACGCGTGGCGGTGCGTATTTCGCCCAGCGGAATTTATGGCGATATGCATGACAGCGATCCCGGCGCAACATTCCGTTATCTCGCAGAACAGCTCAACCCATTTGATCTGGCTTATCTGCATATTATTGAACCGCGCATCGTGGGGCCGGAAGATCGGGAGGCTGGCTATTATAACGAGCCGGTTGCCAGCCATGATTTGCGCGCATTTTATCAGGGGACCATTATCGCAGCGGGCGGGTTCAAGCCAGGTGATGCAGAAAACATGCTGCAAAATGGCGATGCCGATTTAATTGCCTTTGGTCGCCTGTTTACATCGAATCCTGATTTGCCGCATCGCATTCGTCATGGCTACCCTTTAACGGCTTATCAGCGGGAGCATTTCTTTGGAGGCGATGATAAAGGATACAGTGATTACCCTGCGTATACGCCATTAACGATGAACGAACCGACAATTTAA
- a CDS encoding enoyl-CoA hydratase/isomerase family protein: MSTFETYRHSFPNAHLTRKPNGVLEVKFHTAGEKLVFDGHTHEQFVALFHAIGEDRENRAVILTGSGDAFMDAISPEGFDFFSPLGFDKILREGRKVLSNILDIEVPMITALNGPVLLHSEYALLTDIILATPETVFQDKPHFEFGIVPGDGVHILWPEVIGSIRGRYFLLTRQELDAQTAKDWGVVNEIVPADRLLSRAHEIADGIAALPPLTSRYTRIALTQRLKRLLDEGIGYGLALEGISAAQVAHSMNTQ, from the coding sequence ATGTCAACGTTCGAAACTTATCGTCATAGCTTCCCTAACGCTCACCTGACCCGCAAACCGAACGGTGTGCTGGAAGTCAAATTCCATACCGCCGGTGAGAAACTGGTGTTTGATGGCCACACCCATGAACAGTTCGTGGCCCTATTCCATGCGATTGGCGAAGATCGTGAAAACCGCGCAGTGATCCTAACCGGCTCAGGCGATGCCTTTATGGACGCCATCAGCCCGGAAGGCTTCGATTTCTTCAGCCCATTAGGCTTCGACAAAATTCTGCGCGAAGGCAGAAAAGTGCTGAGCAATATTCTGGATATCGAAGTCCCAATGATCACCGCGTTGAACGGCCCGGTTCTGCTGCACAGCGAATATGCTCTGTTGACCGATATCATTCTCGCCACGCCAGAAACGGTTTTCCAGGACAAGCCGCATTTCGAATTCGGCATTGTGCCCGGTGATGGTGTGCACATCTTGTGGCCAGAGGTAATCGGATCGATTCGCGGTCGCTACTTCCTGCTCACCCGGCAGGAACTGGATGCTCAGACGGCGAAAGACTGGGGTGTCGTCAACGAAATCGTTCCAGCCGATAGACTGCTGAGTCGTGCCCATGAAATTGCCGACGGCATTGCTGCACTGCCACCATTGACCTCTCGCTATACCCGCATCGCGCTGACTCAACGCCTGAAACGTCTGTTAGACGAAGGGATTGGCTACGGCCTGGCACTGGAAGGCATTAGCGCTGCTCAGGTTGCTCACTCCATGAACACGCAGTGA